The Blattabacterium sp. DPU genome includes a window with the following:
- the coaE gene encoding dephospho-CoA kinase (Dephospho-CoA kinase (CoaE) performs the final step in coenzyme A biosynthesis.), whose protein sequence is MIKKIKNRKIKLIGITGKMGSGKSLFSSFFKKKGIPVYHSDQRGKILMNKIEILKKNIIKYFGKNSYNKKKDKINKTYLSQIVFKNPIALKLLCNIVHPWIFLDFQQWMSSFSQKRIIYVIKESAILFDTGSYKECDFIINVNSSNKNIIERIIKRDNLNENQIVNRLKNQISNEKREKKSDFIINNNYLSSYYLQYKSDRIHKLLEKLILQHGKR, encoded by the coding sequence ATGATAAAAAAAATCAAAAATAGAAAAATAAAATTAATAGGGATAACAGGAAAAATGGGGTCCGGAAAAAGTTTATTTTCTTCTTTTTTCAAAAAAAAAGGAATTCCTGTTTATCATTCAGATCAAAGAGGAAAAATATTGATGAATAAAATAGAGATTTTAAAAAAAAATATTATAAAATATTTTGGTAAAAATTCTTATAACAAAAAAAAAGATAAAATAAATAAAACATATTTATCCCAAATTGTATTTAAAAACCCTATAGCATTAAAGTTATTATGTAATATTGTACATCCATGGATATTTCTTGATTTTCAACAATGGATGTCTTCTTTTTCACAAAAAAGAATTATATATGTTATAAAGGAATCTGCCATATTATTTGATACTGGAAGTTATAAAGAATGTGATTTTATTATCAATGTAAATTCATCCAATAAAAATATTATTGAAAGAATAATTAAAAGAGATAATTTAAACGAAAATCAAATTGTAAATAGATTAAAAAATCAAATATCTAATGAAAAAAGAGAAAAAAAATCTGATTTTATTATTAATAATAATTATCTATCCTCATATTATTTACAATATAAATCGGATAGGATACATAAACTTTTGGAAAAACTAATATTACAACATGGGAAAAGGTGA
- the yajC gene encoding preprotein translocase subunit YajC has protein sequence MFFILQQNSIANTICMFVLIFIIFYFFMIRPQIKKQKIEKKFQENLKKGNYIVTNSGIHGKIVDITDHFCILETVTGKIKFEKNTISKELTQLRYNVNNNIINYDKKNQK, from the coding sequence ATGTTTTTTATACTACAACAGAATTCTATTGCAAACACCATTTGTATGTTTGTATTGATTTTTATTATATTTTATTTCTTTATGATACGTCCTCAAATAAAAAAACAAAAAATTGAGAAAAAATTTCAAGAAAATTTAAAAAAAGGAAATTATATAGTGACAAATTCAGGAATACATGGTAAAATTGTAGATATTACGGATCACTTTTGTATCCTAGAAACTGTTACAGGAAAAATAAAATTTGAAAAAAATACAATTTCAAAAGAATTAACTCAATTACGTTATAATGTTAATAATAATATAATAAATTATGATAAAAAAAATCAAAAATAG
- the nusB gene encoding transcription antitermination factor NusB — MSIRRHFRIRGLQFLYAQHLSKMDSNKVEKNMLQTLESLHHMYIFFLYLILKIRENALKKLYKIDIIQKLAYNSVLKILSKNKYLIEEYNHAKNSEKILWNQQDKYIFILLKEMQKSNFCKKYSMKPNSSFEEEKRFLIKYYKNFIIQNKKLIEYIEDLYYFNVEEDLYIVHSMVCKTLQFINYSTPQNFKLYNIYKNNENKKFIINLYRNTIFHKEEFNNLINDMSNNWDIERIAIIDLIILQMAICEFLYFPNIPPRATMNEYIEITKIFCMEKSKTFINGILDQIFRFLYKKNKIFKIGKGLM, encoded by the coding sequence ATGTCAATAAGAAGACACTTCAGAATAAGAGGATTACAATTCTTATATGCTCAACATTTATCTAAAATGGATTCAAATAAAGTTGAAAAAAATATGCTTCAAACTCTTGAATCTTTACATCATATGTATATTTTTTTTCTCTACTTAATTTTAAAAATTAGAGAAAATGCTTTAAAAAAATTATATAAAATAGATATTATACAAAAATTAGCATATAATTCAGTATTAAAAATATTATCCAAAAATAAATATTTAATAGAAGAATATAATCATGCAAAAAATTCTGAAAAAATTTTATGGAATCAACAAGACAAATATATTTTTATATTATTAAAAGAAATGCAAAAATCAAATTTTTGCAAAAAATATTCAATGAAACCTAATTCTTCTTTTGAAGAAGAAAAAAGATTTTTAATAAAATATTATAAAAATTTTATTATTCAAAACAAAAAATTAATAGAATATATAGAAGATTTATATTATTTTAATGTAGAAGAAGATTTATACATAGTTCATTCTATGGTATGTAAAACTTTACAATTCATTAATTATTCGACTCCTCAAAATTTTAAATTATATAATATTTATAAAAACAATGAAAATAAAAAATTTATCATCAATTTATATAGAAATACAATTTTTCATAAAGAAGAATTTAATAATTTAATCAATGATATGTCAAATAATTGGGATATAGAAAGAATAGCGATTATAGATTTGATTATTTTACAAATGGCGATTTGTGAATTTTTATATTTTCCAAATATACCTCCTAGAGCAACTATGAATGAATATATAGAAATTACAAAAATATTTTGTATGGAAAAAAGTAAAACTTTTATTAATGGAATATTAGATCAAATATTTAGATTTCTATATAAAAAAAATAAAATATTTAAAATAGGAAAAGGACTTATGTAA
- a CDS encoding ABC transporter ATP-binding protein: protein MSNILTLLPIPYIGKSVNTIRNLFTNFSNTSNSLFSLKKDICIYTSIILIIPIIGGFVKYHMRQCIITTSRMIEFDIKNEIFSHYQKLSSSFYKKNSTGDLMNRLTEDVSFIRQYIGPGMMYFLNLIILFFMVFMQMLRINKMLTFYVLLPIPILFIFIYSISIFITKKSEEVQKFQSMICSFIQETFSGINIIKSFGVESFFEKKHKKITLKYKKKSLELSKIDTILSSIIIFFIGTCHVLIIFFGGKKYFEGEIKEIGTIAEFFTYINVLIFPFIILGWVVSISERAKVSQIRISEFLKEKPDILNNNSIRTEILGKVQFKNVSFFYRKNNTKQHNYTVSKISFTLKEGKTLILTGKTGSGKTTIGRLMSRLYDPFQGKILIDNLSLKNHNLYNYRNNIGYVPQESFLFSDSIYNNIALGCVDKVTPNKVYDAAKIAMIENDILNFKNGYNTIIGGRGITLSGGQKQRICIARAIIRNPKILIFDDSFSAIDQKTRKLIIRYVKKEMRYSTIIIITHDTSYISDFDLFIVLKNGKISKIEKHNISCKK, encoded by the coding sequence GTGTCAAATATTTTAACCTTACTTCCTATTCCCTATATAGGAAAATCCGTTAATACTATCAGAAATCTATTTACAAATTTTTCAAATACATCGAATTCTCTTTTTTCTTTAAAAAAAGATATTTGTATTTATACCAGTATTATATTGATAATTCCAATTATAGGAGGATTTGTAAAATATCATATGCGGCAATGTATAATTACTACATCTAGAATGATAGAATTTGATATAAAAAACGAAATTTTTTCACATTATCAAAAATTAAGTTCATCTTTTTATAAAAAAAATTCTACAGGAGATTTAATGAATCGTCTTACAGAGGATGTTTCTTTTATTAGACAATATATAGGTCCTGGAATGATGTATTTTTTGAATCTCATAATTCTTTTTTTTATGGTTTTTATGCAAATGTTGCGAATTAATAAAATGCTAACTTTTTATGTTCTTTTACCTATTCCTATTCTTTTTATTTTCATTTATTCTATTAGTATTTTTATTACCAAAAAAAGTGAGGAAGTTCAAAAATTTCAGTCTATGATATGCTCTTTCATACAAGAAACTTTTTCAGGAATTAATATTATTAAATCATTTGGAGTTGAATCTTTTTTTGAAAAAAAGCATAAAAAAATTACATTAAAATATAAAAAAAAAAGTTTAGAATTATCTAAAATTGATACAATATTATCTTCTATTATTATATTTTTTATAGGAACTTGTCATGTATTAATTATTTTTTTTGGGGGGAAAAAATACTTTGAAGGGGAAATAAAGGAAATTGGAACTATTGCTGAATTTTTTACATATATAAATGTTTTAATTTTTCCTTTTATTATATTAGGATGGGTAGTTTCGATTTCAGAAAGAGCCAAGGTATCTCAAATTCGTATTAGTGAATTTTTGAAGGAAAAACCTGATATATTAAATAATAATTCAATAAGAACAGAAATTCTAGGAAAAGTTCAATTTAAAAATGTAAGTTTTTTTTATAGAAAAAATAATACAAAACAACATAATTATACAGTCAGTAAAATATCATTTACTTTGAAGGAAGGAAAAACTTTAATTTTAACAGGAAAAACAGGATCAGGAAAAACAACTATAGGAAGATTAATGTCTCGTTTATATGATCCATTTCAAGGAAAAATATTAATAGATAATTTATCTTTAAAAAATCATAATTTATATAATTATAGAAATAATATTGGCTATGTTCCTCAAGAATCTTTTCTATTTTCAGATTCTATTTATAATAATATCGCTTTAGGATGTGTAGATAAAGTTACTCCAAATAAAGTATATGATGCTGCTAAAATAGCTATGATTGAAAATGATATTTTAAACTTTAAAAATGGATATAATACCATTATAGGAGGAAGAGGAATAACTTTATCTGGAGGTCAAAAACAAAGAATATGTATAGCTAGAGCTATAATAAGAAATCCAAAAATACTTATATTCGATGATAGTTTTTCTGCTATAGATCAAAAAACTAGAAAATTAATTATTCGTTATGTAAAAAAAGAAATGAGATATAGTACTATTATTATTATAACTCATGATACTTCTTATATATCTGATTTTGACTTATTTATTGTCCTGAAAAATGGAAAAATTTCAAAAATAGAAAAACATAACATTTCTTGTAAAAAATAA
- a CDS encoding DUF3276 family protein, translating into MDEKENIKERNEICSRTLKTGSRTYFFDARETRAGDYYLTITESKKNFSETGEVTYKKHKIYLYKEDFSKFQSILDDMIRFIINEKGREVISERHQKDFKNHTTYNQEIKDKEVQQKKTSEIKNFTNINFEDI; encoded by the coding sequence ATGGACGAAAAAGAAAATATCAAAGAAAGAAATGAAATTTGTTCACGAACTCTAAAAACTGGTAGCCGTACTTATTTTTTTGATGCTAGAGAAACAAGAGCAGGTGATTATTATTTAACTATAACTGAAAGTAAGAAAAATTTTTCTGAAACAGGAGAAGTTACTTATAAAAAACACAAAATTTATTTATACAAAGAAGATTTTTCAAAATTTCAAAGTATACTTGATGATATGATTCGATTTATTATTAATGAAAAAGGAAGAGAAGTTATTTCAGAACGTCATCAAAAAGATTTTAAAAATCACACTACATATAATCAAGAAATTAAGGATAAAGAAGTGCAACAAAAGAAAACATCAGAAATAAAAAATTTTACAAATATTAATTTTGAAGATATTTAA
- a CDS encoding KdsC family phosphatase gives MNDIDTFIFDVDGVLTDCTLNLLPDGNLVRKMFVKDGYAMQLAKKKGYNLCIITSGADLMVFRRLRGLNIRHIYQRVDNKKKYLDEYCNILNITKKKILYMGDDIPDIEIMKSVALPCSPIDAVQEVKDISKYVSPKKGGRGCVRDVIEKTLKIQKNWI, from the coding sequence ATGAATGATATTGATACTTTCATATTTGATGTCGATGGAGTATTGACAGATTGTACTTTAAACTTGCTCCCAGATGGAAATTTAGTAAGAAAAATGTTTGTTAAAGATGGATATGCAATGCAATTAGCAAAAAAAAAGGGATATAATTTATGTATTATTACAAGTGGAGCTGATTTGATGGTCTTCAGACGTTTGAGAGGATTAAATATTCGTCATATTTATCAAAGAGTGGATAATAAAAAAAAATATTTAGATGAATATTGTAATATTTTAAATATTACTAAAAAAAAAATACTTTATATGGGAGATGATATTCCTGATATTGAAATCATGAAATCTGTGGCTTTGCCTTGCTCTCCAATAGATGCAGTACAGGAAGTTAAAGATATATCTAAGTATGTATCTCCTAAAAAGGGAGGTAGAGGTTGCGTAAGAGATGTTATAGAGAAAACTCTAAAAATACAGAAAAATTGGATTTGA
- the groL gene encoding chaperonin GroEL (60 kDa chaperone family; promotes refolding of misfolded polypeptides especially under stressful conditions; forms two stacked rings of heptamers to form a barrel-shaped 14mer; ends can be capped by GroES; misfolded proteins enter the barrel where they are refolded when GroES binds), whose translation MAKDIKFDIEARDKLKKGVDALANAVKVTLGPKGRNVVLQKSFGGPQITKDGVTVAKEIELEDPIENLGAQMVKEVASKTNDVAGDGTTTATVLSQAIVREGLKNVAAGANPMDLKRGIDKALEVVILDLKRQSREVGGNTEKIKQVASISANNDEKTGALIADAFEKVGKEGVITVEEAKGTDTSVDVVEGMQFDRGYQSPYFVTNTEKMITEFDQPQILLSDKKIAAMKDLLPILEPVAQSGKPLLIISEEVEGEALATLVVNKIRGTLKVAAIKAPGFGDRRKAMLEDIAILTGGTVISEETGSKLEDVKLHMLGKAERVIIDKDNTTIVNGGGNKKDIRARVDQIKAQIETTTSDYDKEKLQERLAKLAGGVAVLYVGAASEVEMKEKKDRVDDALNATRAAVEEGIVAGGGVALVRAIKSLYNTTGDNADQDTGIQIVRRSLEEPLRQIVANAGGEGSVVVAKVAEGNGDFGYDAKIGEYKNMIMEGIIDPTKVARVALENAASVSGMLLTTECVVTEIKKDEPNIAPPMPGAGGGGMGGMM comes from the coding sequence ATGGCAAAAGATATTAAATTTGATATTGAAGCAAGAGATAAACTAAAAAAAGGAGTAGATGCATTAGCCAATGCAGTGAAAGTAACTTTGGGCCCAAAAGGAAGAAATGTTGTATTACAAAAATCTTTTGGGGGGCCTCAAATCACTAAAGATGGAGTTACCGTTGCTAAAGAAATAGAATTAGAAGATCCTATAGAAAATTTAGGAGCTCAAATGGTTAAAGAGGTGGCTTCTAAAACTAATGATGTAGCTGGAGATGGAACTACAACTGCTACTGTATTATCTCAAGCTATTGTTAGAGAAGGGTTGAAAAACGTAGCAGCTGGAGCTAATCCTATGGATTTAAAAAGGGGAATAGATAAAGCTTTAGAAGTTGTTATATTAGATCTAAAAAGACAATCTAGAGAAGTTGGTGGAAATACGGAAAAAATAAAACAAGTCGCATCTATTTCTGCAAATAATGATGAAAAAACTGGAGCACTGATAGCTGACGCTTTTGAAAAAGTAGGAAAAGAAGGAGTAATTACTGTTGAAGAAGCAAAAGGAACAGATACATCTGTAGATGTAGTTGAAGGAATGCAATTTGATAGAGGATACCAATCTCCTTATTTTGTGACAAATACTGAGAAAATGATAACAGAATTTGATCAACCTCAAATTTTATTATCTGATAAAAAAATAGCAGCAATGAAAGATTTGTTACCTATATTGGAACCTGTAGCTCAATCTGGTAAACCATTATTGATTATATCCGAAGAAGTAGAAGGTGAAGCATTGGCAACATTAGTTGTTAATAAAATACGAGGAACTTTAAAAGTTGCAGCTATTAAGGCTCCCGGATTTGGAGATAGAAGAAAAGCTATGTTAGAAGATATTGCTATTCTTACAGGAGGAACTGTAATTTCTGAGGAAACAGGAAGTAAATTAGAAGATGTTAAGTTGCATATGTTAGGAAAAGCAGAAAGAGTAATTATAGATAAAGATAATACTACTATAGTTAATGGAGGTGGAAATAAAAAAGATATTAGAGCACGTGTAGATCAAATTAAAGCTCAAATAGAAACAACTACATCCGATTATGATAAAGAAAAATTACAAGAACGTCTTGCAAAATTAGCTGGAGGAGTAGCTGTCCTTTATGTTGGAGCGGCTTCAGAAGTTGAAATGAAAGAAAAAAAAGATAGAGTCGATGATGCGTTGAATGCAACTAGAGCTGCTGTGGAAGAAGGAATAGTAGCTGGAGGTGGAGTAGCTTTAGTTCGTGCTATAAAATCTCTATATAACACAACAGGAGATAATGCAGATCAAGATACTGGTATACAAATAGTAAGAAGATCACTCGAAGAACCTTTACGTCAAATTGTAGCTAATGCAGGAGGAGAAGGATCAGTAGTTGTGGCTAAAGTAGCAGAAGGAAATGGTGATTTTGGATATGATGCAAAAATTGGAGAATATAAAAATATGATAATGGAAGGAATTATAGATCCAACTAAAGTAGCAAGAGTAGCATTGGAAAATGCCGCTTCCGTATCAGGTATGTTGTTAACTACTGAATGTGTTGTTACAGAAATAAAAAAAGATGAACCTAATATAGCTCCACCAATGCCAGGAGCTGGAGGTGGTGGAATGGGTGGAATGATGTAA
- a CDS encoding co-chaperone GroES: MVEVKIKPLADRVLVQPDPAETKTASGIIIPDTAKEKPQKGTIIAVGKGKKDEPMNLKEGDRVLYGKYSGTELKWEGEEYLIMRESDIIAII; this comes from the coding sequence ATGGTGGAAGTAAAGATTAAACCTTTAGCAGATCGCGTTCTCGTACAACCTGATCCTGCTGAAACAAAAACTGCTTCAGGTATTATTATTCCTGATACAGCCAAAGAAAAACCACAAAAAGGAACCATAATAGCAGTAGGAAAAGGAAAAAAAGATGAACCCATGAATTTAAAAGAAGGAGATAGAGTTTTGTATGGTAAGTATTCTGGTACAGAATTGAAATGGGAAGGAGAGGAATATCTTATAATGCGAGAATCTGATATAATAGCTATTATATGA
- the secG gene encoding preprotein translocase subunit SecG, translating into MENISIIIFGFFIIIMCLLLILMILVQNPKKESIHQSFMEKNFRFFGIKRTNTFLENITWILSIIIFFLILFFNFFLKSKH; encoded by the coding sequence ATGGAAAACATATCTATAATTATATTTGGATTTTTTATCATTATAATGTGTCTTTTACTTATATTGATGATTTTAGTACAAAATCCTAAAAAAGAAAGTATTCATCAATCTTTTATGGAGAAAAATTTTAGATTTTTTGGAATTAAGAGAACAAATACATTTTTAGAGAATATTACTTGGATTTTGTCTATTATTATATTTTTTTTAATTTTATTTTTCAATTTTTTTCTAAAATCAAAACATTAA
- a CDS encoding sigma-54 interaction domain-containing protein, with protein MESIFIQNVKQKFGIIGYDYALHRALEKATQVAPTDISVLVLGESGVGKEFIPKIIHQYSSRKHHDYIAVNCGAIPEGTIDSELFGHEKGSFTGATNMRKGYFEVANGGTIFLDEVGELPLTTQVRLLRILESGEFMKVGSSKIQKTNIRIVAATNLNMTESIQKGKFREDLYYRLNTVQINVPSLRSRKNDIKFLLKKFSNDFSEKYHMPPVIFTEESLNYLENYSWPGNIRQLKNFVEQISVVETKREISAKKLKEYIPENIPSISFSNHHVHNVIDTSFHNRERDFLYKILFDMKQNLNDLKNITFQLIKNNSNARFIEKNQPLMEKVFGKIIDNRNDSIFQLEDSSKSKKDLDYEEVEENLSKNNLSSFSLQKKEIEFIRKALKKNNGKRKKAAKELGISERTLYRKIKQYGL; from the coding sequence ATGGAATCCATCTTTATCCAAAATGTTAAACAAAAATTTGGAATTATTGGATATGATTATGCTTTGCATAGAGCCTTAGAAAAAGCGACACAAGTAGCTCCTACTGATATTTCTGTATTAGTTCTTGGAGAGAGTGGAGTAGGAAAAGAATTTATTCCAAAAATTATTCACCAATATTCTTCTAGAAAACATCATGATTATATTGCGGTAAATTGTGGGGCTATTCCAGAAGGAACTATTGATAGTGAACTTTTTGGACATGAAAAGGGATCTTTTACAGGAGCTACAAATATGCGAAAAGGTTATTTTGAAGTAGCAAATGGAGGTACTATTTTCCTAGATGAAGTAGGAGAATTACCCTTAACAACACAAGTCCGTCTTCTCAGAATATTAGAATCTGGAGAATTTATGAAGGTAGGGTCTTCTAAAATTCAAAAGACTAATATACGTATTGTAGCAGCTACTAATTTAAATATGACAGAATCAATACAAAAAGGAAAATTTAGAGAAGATTTATATTATCGTTTAAATACGGTACAAATTAATGTGCCTTCTTTACGTTCTCGTAAAAATGATATTAAATTTTTATTAAAAAAATTTTCCAATGATTTTTCAGAAAAATATCATATGCCTCCAGTTATATTTACCGAAGAATCTTTAAATTATTTAGAAAATTATTCTTGGCCTGGAAATATTAGACAATTAAAGAATTTTGTAGAACAAATTTCTGTAGTGGAAACTAAACGTGAAATTTCTGCAAAAAAATTAAAAGAATATATTCCAGAAAATATTCCATCGATATCTTTTTCTAATCATCATGTACATAATGTAATAGATACATCTTTTCATAATAGAGAAAGAGATTTTCTTTATAAAATTCTATTTGATATGAAACAAAATTTGAATGATTTAAAAAACATTACTTTTCAATTGATTAAAAATAATTCTAATGCTAGATTTATTGAAAAAAATCAACCACTTATGGAAAAAGTTTTTGGAAAAATAATTGATAATAGAAATGATTCAATTTTTCAATTAGAAGATTCATCTAAATCAAAAAAAGATTTAGATTATGAAGAAGTAGAAGAAAATTTATCGAAAAATAATTTATCTTCTTTTTCTTTACAAAAAAAAGAAATAGAATTTATTCGAAAAGCCTTGAAGAAAAATAATGGAAAAAGAAAAAAGGCAGCAAAAGAATTAGGAATTTCAGAAAGAACATTATATAGAAAAATTAAACAGTATGGATTATAA
- the miaB gene encoding tRNA (N6-isopentenyl adenosine(37)-C2)-methylthiotransferase MiaB, with protein sequence MKNKSFYIENYGCQMNISDSDIVTSILSNHGFVLSENVDKADIILLNACSIREKAELAIKKKLEQLKFFRKKKKIWIGIIGCFSKQIKNFLLKEKIVDFFVNPDSYREIPNFIYYSIMGKQYFYDKKKKNETYADINFVKRKQNDQKITTFLSITRGCNNMCTFCIVPFTRGRERSRDPYSIIEECKRLYHNGYKEITLLGQNVDSYLWIEENRTVDFSQLLDFLAREIPFMRIRFSTSNPHDMSDKVLKVISQHKNICKHIHLPVQSGSNKILKLMNRKYTREKYLFLVKKIKNIIPGCSISHDIMTGFCNEKEEDHQDTISLMNKIKYNYGYMFSYSPRPGTYAYRKLKDNVPENIKKRRLKEIIDLQRKHSFYRMQEHLGNVEEVLVEGESKKNNQYWYGRNTQNIVVVFPKKNLNIGDLAHVEITNATSATLIGKH encoded by the coding sequence ATGAAAAATAAAAGTTTTTATATTGAAAATTATGGTTGTCAAATGAACATATCAGATAGCGATATTGTTACTTCTATTTTATCAAACCATGGGTTTGTTTTATCTGAAAACGTAGATAAAGCAGATATAATATTGTTAAACGCTTGTTCTATTAGAGAAAAAGCAGAATTAGCTATAAAAAAAAAATTAGAACAATTAAAATTTTTTAGAAAAAAGAAAAAAATTTGGATTGGAATTATAGGATGTTTTTCAAAACAAATTAAAAATTTTTTATTGAAAGAAAAAATAGTAGATTTTTTCGTAAATCCAGATTCTTATAGAGAAATTCCTAATTTTATTTATTATTCTATAATGGGAAAACAATATTTTTATGATAAAAAGAAAAAAAATGAAACTTATGCTGATATAAATTTTGTAAAAAGAAAACAAAATGATCAAAAAATAACAACTTTTTTAAGCATAACAAGAGGTTGTAATAATATGTGTACATTTTGTATCGTTCCTTTTACTAGAGGTAGAGAAAGAAGTCGAGATCCATATTCTATAATTGAGGAATGTAAACGTTTATATCATAATGGATATAAAGAAATAACTCTTTTAGGACAAAATGTAGATTCTTATTTATGGATAGAAGAAAATAGAACTGTAGATTTTTCACAACTTTTGGATTTTTTAGCTAGAGAAATTCCTTTTATGAGAATTAGATTTTCTACATCTAATCCTCATGATATGTCTGATAAAGTATTAAAAGTAATTTCTCAACATAAAAATATTTGTAAACATATTCATTTACCTGTTCAATCTGGAAGCAATAAAATATTAAAATTAATGAACAGAAAATATACACGAGAAAAATATCTTTTTTTAGTTAAAAAAATTAAAAATATTATACCTGGATGTTCTATTTCTCATGATATAATGACTGGATTTTGTAATGAGAAAGAGGAAGATCACCAGGATACTATAAGTTTAATGAATAAAATTAAATATAATTATGGATACATGTTTTCTTATTCTCCTAGACCTGGAACTTATGCATATAGAAAATTAAAAGATAATGTACCTGAAAATATTAAAAAAAGACGATTAAAAGAAATTATTGATTTACAAAGAAAACATTCATTTTATAGGATGCAAGAACATTTAGGAAATGTAGAAGAAGTTTTAGTAGAAGGAGAATCAAAAAAAAATAACCAATATTGGTATGGAAGAAATACACAAAATATAGTTGTAGTTTTTCCTAAAAAAAACTTAAATATAGGGGATTTAGCTCATGTAGAAATAACAAATGCTACATCTGCAACTTTAATAGGAAAACATTGA